In Paraburkholderia acidisoli, one DNA window encodes the following:
- a CDS encoding ABC transporter ATP-binding protein codes for MLSVERVGKTFHAGTVDERIALTDVSLKLQAGDFAVVVGGNGAGKSTFLNMLAGEVMPDSGEILIDGQEVTRLQTHQRAKYISRVFQDPSVGTAAALSLEENLAVANLRGLKRGFGQGLTRAESEAFRERMASFDLGLEKRMKAKASLLSGGQRQALSLLMAVLQRPQLLLLDEHTAALDPRTAAIVMRVTEQVVREAGLTTLMVTHNMQHALDYGNRLVMMRDGQIVGDLTGDAKRTMTMEKLMATFNEEPATARTVNA; via the coding sequence ATGCTGTCGGTGGAGCGGGTCGGCAAGACGTTCCATGCCGGCACGGTCGACGAACGCATCGCGTTGACGGACGTCTCGCTGAAGCTGCAAGCCGGCGACTTCGCCGTGGTGGTGGGCGGCAACGGCGCGGGTAAATCGACCTTCCTGAACATGCTGGCGGGCGAGGTGATGCCCGACTCGGGCGAGATCCTCATCGACGGGCAGGAAGTCACGCGGCTACAGACGCACCAGCGCGCCAAATACATTTCGCGCGTGTTTCAGGACCCATCGGTGGGCACGGCGGCCGCGCTGAGTCTCGAAGAGAATCTCGCGGTCGCGAACCTGCGCGGGCTCAAACGCGGCTTCGGCCAGGGACTCACGCGCGCGGAGTCGGAGGCGTTCCGCGAACGCATGGCGTCGTTCGATCTCGGCCTCGAAAAGCGCATGAAGGCGAAGGCGTCGCTGCTCTCCGGCGGCCAGCGTCAGGCGTTGTCCTTGTTGATGGCGGTGCTGCAACGTCCGCAATTGCTGCTGCTCGACGAGCACACGGCCGCGCTCGACCCGCGCACCGCGGCGATCGTGATGCGCGTGACCGAGCAGGTCGTGCGCGAAGCGGGCCTGACCACGCTGATGGTGACGCACAACATGCAGCACGCGCTCGATTACGGCAACCGCCTCGTCATGATGCGCGACGGCCAGATCGTCGGCGATCTGACCGGCGACGCGAAGCGCACGATGACGATGGAAAAGCTGATGGCGACTTTTAACGAGGAGCCGGCAACGGCGCGCACGGTGAACGCATGA
- a CDS encoding ABC transporter permease, translating to MNLITGFIGLVPVGMMQGLTYALIAVAIMIPFRILNFSDMTGEGAFPFGACVCAKLLMVGFNPVMALLGGALAGFVAGLLTGYIHEKAKINTLLCGILVLSMLYSVNIRVMGQPNSALFAYSSVFSWLPDAGGGYTPRILMLAVIDLVIGAGVLWFLGTQHGLAMRAIGSSPSMAKAQGINVKVYTLVGLGLANLFAALGGAMLAQNQGFADVNMGFGVLVNGLAALLLGEAVVGNRSMLRQVVAPIIGSIIYFQLISIVLAIGFQPSDLKLVTALFVLGTLLSMAARKRSGKGRKAAMAPVRVN from the coding sequence ATGAATCTGATCACGGGTTTTATCGGTCTCGTACCGGTAGGGATGATGCAAGGTCTGACCTATGCGCTGATCGCCGTGGCGATCATGATCCCCTTTCGCATTCTGAACTTCTCGGACATGACGGGCGAAGGCGCGTTTCCGTTCGGCGCGTGCGTCTGCGCGAAACTGCTCATGGTCGGCTTCAACCCCGTCATGGCGTTGCTCGGCGGCGCGCTCGCGGGCTTCGTCGCGGGCCTGTTGACCGGCTACATTCACGAGAAGGCGAAGATCAACACGCTGCTGTGCGGCATTCTCGTGCTGTCCATGCTGTACTCGGTCAACATTCGCGTGATGGGGCAGCCGAACTCCGCGCTGTTCGCCTATTCGAGCGTGTTCTCGTGGCTGCCCGACGCGGGTGGCGGCTACACGCCGCGCATCCTGATGCTCGCGGTGATCGACCTCGTGATCGGCGCGGGGGTGCTCTGGTTCCTCGGCACGCAGCACGGCCTCGCCATGCGCGCGATCGGTTCGAGCCCGTCGATGGCGAAGGCGCAGGGCATCAACGTGAAGGTCTACACGCTGGTCGGGCTGGGTCTCGCGAATCTGTTCGCCGCGCTGGGCGGCGCGATGCTCGCGCAGAACCAGGGTTTCGCCGACGTCAACATGGGCTTCGGCGTGCTGGTCAACGGTCTGGCCGCGCTGCTGCTGGGCGAGGCGGTGGTGGGCAATCGCTCGATGCTGCGCCAGGTGGTGGCACCGATCATCGGTTCGATCATCTACTTCCAGCTCATCTCCATCGTGCTCGCGATCGGCTTCCAGCCTTCCGACCTCAAGCTCGTCACCGCGCTGTTCGTGCTGGGCACCTTGCTCTCGATGGCGGCGCGCAAGCGCAGCGGCAAGGGACGCAAGGCGGCCATGGCGCCGGTGCGGGTGAACTGA
- a CDS encoding UbiX family flavin prenyltransferase produces MSRASHEGAARGKRVVVAITGATGAAYGVRLLAMLRASGVVTHLVVSRAGWMTLLDETGLDRHALREAADIYHDQNEVGASIASGSFQHDGMVVAPCSMKTLAAVAHGFDDNLIARAASVALKERRKLVLLARETPLTLAHLRNMTLATEMGAVVMPPLPALYAKPDSIEAMIDYTVMRVLDQLGIEPPQTYARWQGLARQ; encoded by the coding sequence ATGAGTCGCGCGAGCCACGAAGGCGCGGCGCGCGGCAAGCGCGTCGTGGTCGCCATCACCGGCGCGACCGGCGCCGCGTACGGCGTGCGGCTGCTCGCCATGCTGCGCGCGAGCGGCGTCGTGACCCATCTCGTCGTGTCGCGCGCCGGCTGGATGACGCTCCTCGACGAAACGGGCCTGGACCGGCACGCGTTGCGCGAAGCGGCGGACATCTATCACGACCAGAACGAAGTGGGCGCGAGCATCGCGAGCGGATCGTTTCAGCACGACGGCATGGTGGTCGCGCCGTGTTCGATGAAAACGCTCGCCGCCGTCGCCCATGGTTTCGACGACAACCTGATCGCGCGCGCCGCGAGCGTGGCGCTCAAGGAGCGGCGCAAGCTCGTGCTGCTCGCGCGCGAAACGCCCTTGACGCTCGCGCATCTGCGCAACATGACGCTCGCGACCGAGATGGGCGCCGTCGTCATGCCGCCCTTGCCCGCGCTGTACGCCAAACCCGACAGCATCGAAGCGATGATCGACTACACCGTCATGCGCGTGCTGGATCAACTGGGTATCGAACCGCCGCAAACCTACGCGCGCTGGCAGGGTCTCGCACGGCAATAA
- a CDS encoding UbiD family decarboxylase gives MRHYLSRLRARGELLTVTREVDPRYEVAAVARRLQQETTRPVLFENIRGSKLPVLLNLYTDHERLREIIRCEADETFCARLDREISLAATNEAPLEHVAPPRDWITGKLSDLPILTYHERDGAPYITAGVFLAKDPDTGRNNLSFHRSMVVSDDELRIRLGSSHDLAQFQLRAQARGEALEAAILLGADPEIFMSACVSLPPDGDEMALASTMRGGPIPMRRAFTVDLDVPVSAEIVIEGRILPNVKRPEGPFGEFMGYYVEVGDNHVFEVTHVGWREGAVFQGLICGSDEDLRPLEAATAARIYKAISSQVRGVLDVSCRPTVMNTIIKLDKQYEGHAQHALLAALGSHLDYNKLVIVVDKDVDIYNMDEVMWAFLTRGRADTRTMVIHDVPGFYRDPHKDHWGRLALDATKPWGREAEFARKSIPGVNEVVLADYLPRFSGQES, from the coding sequence ATGAGACATTACCTTTCCAGGCTGCGAGCGCGCGGCGAACTGCTGACCGTGACGCGCGAAGTCGATCCGCGCTACGAGGTTGCCGCGGTCGCGCGTCGTCTGCAGCAGGAGACGACCCGGCCGGTCCTTTTCGAGAACATACGCGGCAGCAAGCTGCCGGTTTTGCTGAATCTCTATACCGATCACGAGCGGCTGCGCGAGATCATTCGCTGCGAGGCCGACGAAACCTTCTGCGCGCGCCTCGACCGCGAAATCTCGCTCGCCGCGACCAACGAAGCGCCGCTCGAGCACGTCGCGCCGCCGCGCGACTGGATCACCGGCAAGCTCTCCGACCTTCCCATACTCACGTATCACGAACGCGACGGCGCGCCCTATATCACCGCGGGCGTGTTCCTCGCGAAAGACCCCGACACGGGCCGCAACAACCTGTCGTTTCATCGCTCGATGGTGGTGTCCGACGACGAGTTGCGCATTCGCCTCGGCAGCAGCCACGACCTCGCGCAATTCCAGTTGCGTGCCCAGGCGCGCGGCGAAGCGCTGGAAGCCGCGATCCTGCTCGGCGCCGACCCGGAAATCTTCATGAGCGCCTGCGTCTCGCTGCCGCCCGACGGCGACGAGATGGCGCTCGCCTCCACCATGCGCGGCGGCCCCATTCCCATGCGCCGCGCGTTCACGGTCGATCTGGACGTGCCGGTCTCCGCCGAGATCGTCATCGAAGGCCGCATCCTGCCGAACGTCAAGCGGCCCGAAGGACCGTTCGGCGAGTTCATGGGCTATTACGTGGAAGTCGGCGACAACCACGTGTTCGAAGTCACGCATGTGGGCTGGCGCGAAGGCGCCGTGTTTCAGGGGCTGATCTGCGGATCGGACGAAGACCTGCGCCCGCTCGAGGCCGCCACGGCCGCACGCATCTACAAGGCCATCTCCAGCCAGGTGCGCGGCGTACTCGACGTGAGTTGCCGCCCGACCGTGATGAACACCATCATCAAGCTCGACAAGCAATACGAAGGCCACGCCCAGCACGCGTTGCTGGCCGCGCTCGGCTCGCACCTGGACTACAACAAGCTCGTGATCGTCGTCGACAAGGACGTCGACATCTACAACATGGACGAGGTGATGTGGGCGTTCCTCACGCGCGGCCGCGCCGACACGCGAACGATGGTGATCCACGACGTGCCCGGCTTCTACCGCGATCCGCACAAGGATCACTGGGGACGTCTGGCGCTCGACGCCACCAAGCCGTGGGGCCGCGAAGCGGAGTTCGCGCGCAAGTCGATCCCCGGCGTGAACGAGGTCGTGCTAGCCGACTACCTGCCGCGCTTTTCGGGCCAGGAATCATGA